A section of the Citrus sinensis cultivar Valencia sweet orange chromosome 8, DVS_A1.0, whole genome shotgun sequence genome encodes:
- the LOC102620757 gene encoding gamma-terpinene synthase, chloroplastic-like isoform X2: protein MAHQLMTSVPALTRLQEPRSFISSLGSPSISKSNSNGFCASPIQCMSATKVRDKAINDNRRSANYQPSMWSYDYLQSLSNGYVGESCAQRIEKLKGEVRLMLDNYKEVDDYVDALHCLEIVDNLQRLGVSYHFEGEIKRFLNSIYNKRNSRRSSTYHAKENQESLLYAASLEFRLLRQHGYDIHAHGTLSSFMDEKGKFKSCLGDDIKGILALYEAAYLLGEEESTIFHEAINFTTTHLEEYVKKHNDDDGYFSALVNHALELPLHWRMVRLEARWFIDVYERGTDMNPVLVELAKLDFNSVQAAHQDELKYVSWWWRKTGLGELHFARDRILENFFWALGEIWEPQFGYCRRMSTKVNALITTIDDVYDVYGTLDELEQFTNAVERWDVNAMDQLPYYMKLCFHVLHSSTNEMAFDTLKDQGVHWADMCKSFLLEAKWYSSGYIPTLDEYIENAWVSVSGPVILLHAYTLIANPAKEEALQFLQEYPHIIRWPSMIFRLANDLATSSDEVKRGDVPKAIQCYMHETGASESDARLHIRDLITAAWMKMNNKREGDENPDHLLLPNNFVQFAMNLARMAQCTYQNGDGHTVQDNSKNRVLPLLIHPIKS from the exons atgGCTCATCAACTGATGACTTCAGTGCCTGCCTTGACTAGATTGCAGGAACCTAGAAGTTTCATCTCATCACTTGGATCACCCAGCATCAGCAAAAGCAACAGCAATGGCTTCTGTGCATCTCCAATCCAATGCATGTCTGCTACAAAAGTTCGTGACAAGGCAATTAATGATAATAGGCGATCAGCCAATTATCAGCCTTCCATGTGGAGCTATGATTACCTTCAATCTCTGTCAAATGGCTATGTG GGAGAATCATGTGCCCAACGGATCGAAAAGCTGAAGGGAGAAGTGAGGTTAATGCTTGACAATTATAAAGAGGTTGACGATTATGTGGATGCGCTACATTGCCTGGAGATTGTTGATAATTTGCAAAGACTTGGAGTATCTTATCACTTTGAGGGcgaaattaaaagatttctCAATAGTATATACAACAAGAGAAACAGTCGCAGAAGCAGTACTTACCATGCCAAGGAAAATCAAGAAAGTTTATTATATGCCGCATCTCTTGAATTTAGACTCCTAAGACAACATGGTTATGATATACATGCACATG GAACCCTTTCTAGTTTCATGGATGAGAAGGGGAAGTTTAAGTCATGCCTCGGAGACGATATCAAAGGAATTTTAGCATTGTATGAAGCTGCATATCTTTTGGGAGAAGAAGAGAGCACCATCTTCCATGAAGCTATCAATTTCACAACCACACATCTCGAAGAATACGTGAAGAAgcataatgatgatgatggataTTTTTCAGCATTAGTGAACCATGCATTGGAACTTCCCTTACACTGGAGGATGGTAAGATTGGAGGCAAGGTGGTTCATTGATGTATATGAAAGAGGAACGGACATGAACCCAGTTTTGGTCGAGCTTGCTAAACTGGACTTTAATTCTGTGCAAGCAGCACACCAAGACGAGCTCAAGTATGTGTCTTGGTGGTGGAGGAAGACGGGACTTGGCGAGTTGCATTTTGCAAGGGACAGGATACTGGAAAATTTCTTCTGGGCTTTGGGGGAGATATGGGAGCCTCAATTTGGATACTGTAGAAGGATGTCCACAAAAGTTAACGCATTAATAACGACCATTGACGATGTTTATGATGTGTATGGTACCTTGGATGAACTTGAACAATTCACAAATGCCGTTGAAAG ATGGGATGTCAATGCGATGGATCAACTTCCATACTATATGAAGCTGTGTTTTCATGTTCTTCATAGTTCAACAAACGAAATGGCTTTTGATACTCTCAAGGATCAAGGAGTTCAC TGGGCAGATATGTGCAAATCTTTTTTGTTGGAGGCAAAATGGTACAGCAGCGGATACATACCAACCCTTGATGAATACATAGAGAATGCTTGGGTTTCAGTCTCAGGACCTGTAATTCTACTCCATGCTTATACCTTGATTGCAAATCCAGCAAAAGAGGAGGCCTTGCAATTCTTACAAGAGTACCCCCATATAATTCGTTGGCCATCAATGATTTTTCGACTTGCCAATGACCTGGCAACATCATCG GATGAGGTGAAAAGAGGAGATGTTCCTAAGGCAATTCAATGTTACATGCATGAAACTGGAGCTTCAGAAAGCGATGCTCGTCTACAcataagagatttgatcaCAGCAGCATGGATGAAGATGAACAATAAAAGAGAAGGAGATGAAAATCCTGATCACTTATTACTGCCCAACAATTTTGTCCAGTTTGCAATGAATCTAGCGAGAATGGCTCAATGCACATACCAAAACGGAGATGGGCATACCGTTCAAGACAATAGTAAAAATCGTGTATTGCCATTACTCATTCACCCCATTAAGTCCTAA
- the LOC102620494 gene encoding uncharacterized protein LOC102620494: MEQGSSYESDGLNGVGVGVGVPVDDDDATKKYKGIPCDDETLYGVIHRMFTMILFPDSNSRVASFSLLRRIKISLSENGSHLRQASRNTGRKVLLWTRRGSPIRALFVISVGTITLLTLTGLLVFMLFFLAATINAIIISLLVSLAAAGGFLALFFACLTAIYIGALSVAAFVISAATVSAIVAVLIASGWIGFFCVIWLATKKSVGLAKHFLGMTGSALSTYSRARVAHHRSEMEKTPK; the protein is encoded by the exons ATGGAGCAGGGATCATCGTACGAATCGGACGGACTCAACGGCGTCGGCGTCGGCGTCGGCGTCCCCGTGGACGACGATGACGCtaccaaaaaatataaagggATCCCCTGTGATGACGAGACACTCTACGGTGTTATCCACCGTATGTTTACCATGATTCTCTTCCCCGATTCCAACAGCCGCGTTGCGTCGTTTTCTCTGCTGCGCCGGATCAAGATCTCTCTATCGGAGAATGGATCGCACCTTCGCCAAGCTTCTAGAAACACCGGCCGGAAAGTTCTTCTCTGGACCCGTAGAGGGAGTCCTATCCGTGCTCTCTTCGTCATCTCC GTTGGGACAATTACTCTTCTTACCTTGACAGGGTTGCTTGTATTTATGCTTTTCTTTCTGGCTGCAACTATCAACGCAATTATCATTTCCCTTCTCGTGTCTTTGGCTGCAGCAGGAGGCTTTTTGGCACTTTTCTTTGCTTGTTTAACTGCTATTTATATTGGGGCTTTATCCGTTGCTGCTTTTGTTATTTCTGCTGCAACAGTTTCTGCAATTGTGGCTGTTTTGATCGCATCAG GCTGGATAGGGTTCTTCTGTGTTATTTGGTTGGCTACAAAGAAAAGTGTGGGTCTGGCTAAGCACTTCTTGGGCATGACTGGATCAGCACTTTCAACTTACTCTCGTGCTCGAGTTGCTCATCACCGTAGTGAAATGGAGAAGACTCCAAAATGA
- the LOC102620757 gene encoding gamma-terpinene synthase, chloroplastic-like isoform X1, producing MAHQLMTSVPALTRLQEPRSFISSLGSPSISKSNSNGFCASPIQCMSATKVRDKAINDNRRSANYQPSMWSYDYLQSLSNGYVGESCAQRIEKLKGEVRLMLDNYKEVDDYVDALHCLEIVDNLQRLGVSYHFEGEIKRFLNSIYNKRNSRRSSTYHAKENQESLLYAASLEFRLLRQHGYDIHAHGTLSSFMDEKGKFKSCLGDDIKGILALYEAAYLLGEEESTIFHEAINFTTTHLEEYVKKHNDDDGYFSALVNHALELPLHWRMVRLEARWFIDVYERGTDMNPVLVELAKLDFNSVQAAHQDELKYVSWWWRKTGLGELHFARDRILENFFWALGEIWEPQFGYCRRMSTKVNALITTIDDVYDVYGTLDELEQFTNAVERWDVNAMDQLPYYMKLCFHVLHSSTNEMAFDTLKDQGVHVVPYLKKAWADMCKSFLLEAKWYSSGYIPTLDEYIENAWVSVSGPVILLHAYTLIANPAKEEALQFLQEYPHIIRWPSMIFRLANDLATSSDEVKRGDVPKAIQCYMHETGASESDARLHIRDLITAAWMKMNNKREGDENPDHLLLPNNFVQFAMNLARMAQCTYQNGDGHTVQDNSKNRVLPLLIHPIKS from the exons atgGCTCATCAACTGATGACTTCAGTGCCTGCCTTGACTAGATTGCAGGAACCTAGAAGTTTCATCTCATCACTTGGATCACCCAGCATCAGCAAAAGCAACAGCAATGGCTTCTGTGCATCTCCAATCCAATGCATGTCTGCTACAAAAGTTCGTGACAAGGCAATTAATGATAATAGGCGATCAGCCAATTATCAGCCTTCCATGTGGAGCTATGATTACCTTCAATCTCTGTCAAATGGCTATGTG GGAGAATCATGTGCCCAACGGATCGAAAAGCTGAAGGGAGAAGTGAGGTTAATGCTTGACAATTATAAAGAGGTTGACGATTATGTGGATGCGCTACATTGCCTGGAGATTGTTGATAATTTGCAAAGACTTGGAGTATCTTATCACTTTGAGGGcgaaattaaaagatttctCAATAGTATATACAACAAGAGAAACAGTCGCAGAAGCAGTACTTACCATGCCAAGGAAAATCAAGAAAGTTTATTATATGCCGCATCTCTTGAATTTAGACTCCTAAGACAACATGGTTATGATATACATGCACATG GAACCCTTTCTAGTTTCATGGATGAGAAGGGGAAGTTTAAGTCATGCCTCGGAGACGATATCAAAGGAATTTTAGCATTGTATGAAGCTGCATATCTTTTGGGAGAAGAAGAGAGCACCATCTTCCATGAAGCTATCAATTTCACAACCACACATCTCGAAGAATACGTGAAGAAgcataatgatgatgatggataTTTTTCAGCATTAGTGAACCATGCATTGGAACTTCCCTTACACTGGAGGATGGTAAGATTGGAGGCAAGGTGGTTCATTGATGTATATGAAAGAGGAACGGACATGAACCCAGTTTTGGTCGAGCTTGCTAAACTGGACTTTAATTCTGTGCAAGCAGCACACCAAGACGAGCTCAAGTATGTGTCTTGGTGGTGGAGGAAGACGGGACTTGGCGAGTTGCATTTTGCAAGGGACAGGATACTGGAAAATTTCTTCTGGGCTTTGGGGGAGATATGGGAGCCTCAATTTGGATACTGTAGAAGGATGTCCACAAAAGTTAACGCATTAATAACGACCATTGACGATGTTTATGATGTGTATGGTACCTTGGATGAACTTGAACAATTCACAAATGCCGTTGAAAG ATGGGATGTCAATGCGATGGATCAACTTCCATACTATATGAAGCTGTGTTTTCATGTTCTTCATAGTTCAACAAACGAAATGGCTTTTGATACTCTCAAGGATCAAGGAGTTCACGTCGTTCCTTACCTTAAAAAAgct TGGGCAGATATGTGCAAATCTTTTTTGTTGGAGGCAAAATGGTACAGCAGCGGATACATACCAACCCTTGATGAATACATAGAGAATGCTTGGGTTTCAGTCTCAGGACCTGTAATTCTACTCCATGCTTATACCTTGATTGCAAATCCAGCAAAAGAGGAGGCCTTGCAATTCTTACAAGAGTACCCCCATATAATTCGTTGGCCATCAATGATTTTTCGACTTGCCAATGACCTGGCAACATCATCG GATGAGGTGAAAAGAGGAGATGTTCCTAAGGCAATTCAATGTTACATGCATGAAACTGGAGCTTCAGAAAGCGATGCTCGTCTACAcataagagatttgatcaCAGCAGCATGGATGAAGATGAACAATAAAAGAGAAGGAGATGAAAATCCTGATCACTTATTACTGCCCAACAATTTTGTCCAGTTTGCAATGAATCTAGCGAGAATGGCTCAATGCACATACCAAAACGGAGATGGGCATACCGTTCAAGACAATAGTAAAAATCGTGTATTGCCATTACTCATTCACCCCATTAAGTCCTAA